Proteins co-encoded in one Colletes latitarsis isolate SP2378_abdomen chromosome 2, iyColLati1, whole genome shotgun sequence genomic window:
- the Dh44 gene encoding corticotropin-releasing diuretic hormone 44, producing the protein MTFIKVLVSILLITIVSGQPISYSAYDERELSREHPPFLLLVDRHVPELENEMFDSGNDPGSTVVRTKRIGSLSIVNSLDVLRQRVLLELARRRAMQAQRQVDANRRLMENIGKRSLPLYTGGMSKSINSRTRNGIEYTVDRDEKSHDPSLSSERMPAKVEDWLQTDDATFRERQDDQPRRVQANELRLL; encoded by the exons ATGACATTTATCAAAGTCTTggtatcaattttattaattactaTCGTGTCTGGGCAGCCAATATCGTACAGTGCTTACGATGAAAGGGAACTGTCGCGGGAACATCCGCCATTTTTATTGCTGGTCGATCGTCACGTTCCGGAATTAGAG AATGAAATGTTTGACTCGGGCAACGATCCTGGATCAACGGTGGTCCGAACCAAGCGCATCGGATCTCTGTCGATCGTGAATTCGCTGGACGTACTCCGACAAAGAGTTCTTCTTGAACTTGCTCGACGCAGAGCGATGCAGGCTCAGAGACAGGTCGACGCCAACCGACGTTTAATGGAAAATATCGGGAAGAGATCGTTGCCACTTTACACCGGTGGCATGTCAAAGTCGATCAACTCCAGAACGAGAAACGGAATCGAATACACGGTCGATCGAGATGAAAAGAGCCACGATCCAAGCTTATCGTCGGAGAGAATGCCCGCAAAAGTGGAGGATTGGCTACAAACGGACGACGCCACTTTTCGAGAAAGACAAGACGACCAACCGCGAAGG GTGCAGGCAAACGAGCTGCGTTTACTCTAA
- the LOC143351671 gene encoding F-box-like/WD repeat-containing protein TBL1XR1, whose translation MSFSSDEVNFLVYRYLQESGFQHSAYTFGIESHISQSNINGALVPPAALLSILQKGLQYTEAEISIGEDGTEQRMVESLSLIDAVMPDVVASRQNQINQQKQQVKTEVQDTNGEEVVTSNEGVGTNERAGDRTEMEVDEQQQGSSGGTNAGLVEIPASKATKLRGHESEVFICAWNPTTDLLASGSGDSTARIWDMSDNSQAPNQLVLRHCIQKGGTEVPSNKDVTSLDWKCDGTLLATGSYDGYARIWTTDGRLASTLGQHKGPIFALKWNKRGNYILSAGVDKTTIIWDAESGQCTQQFSFHCAPALDVDWQTNTSFASCSTDQCIHVCKLNVDKPIKSFQGHTNEVNAIKWDPQGNLLASCSDDMSLKIWSMKQDTWVHDLQAHSKEIYTIKWSPTGPGTHNPNMNLTLASASFDSTVRLWDVERGACIHTLTKHTEPVYSVAFSPDGKFLASGSFDKCVHIWSTQSGQLVHSYKGTGGIFEVCWNSRGDKVGASASDGSVFVLDLRKL comes from the exons ATGAGCTTCTCTAGCGATGAAGTGAATTTCTTGGTTTACCGATACCTTCAAGAATCCG GATTTCAACATTCTGCATATACGTTTGGTATAGAATCACATATATCGCAAAGTAACATAAATGGAGCATTAGTACCACCAGCAGCACTTTTATCAATTCTGCAAAAAGGATTGCAATATACAGAAGCAGAGATATCAATAGGTGAAGATGGCACTGAGCAAAGAATGGTGGAATCCTTGTCTCTTATCGATGCTGTTATGCCAGATGTTGTTGCATCTAGACAGAATCAAATTAATCAACAGAAACAACAGGTGAAAACTGAAGTGCAAGATACAAATGGAGAAGAAG TTGTTACCTCCAATGAAGGTGTAGGTACAAATGAAAGAGCAGGAGATAGAACAGAAATGGAAGTAGATGAACAACAACAAGGTTCAAGTGGAGGGACTAATGCTGGTTTGGTTGAAATACCAGCGAGTAAAGCTACAAAATTACGCGGACACGAATCAGAAGTTTTTATATGCGCATGGAATCCAACGACCGATCTTTTGGCATCCGGATCAGGAGATAGTACAGCTCGTATTTGGGATATGTCTGATAACTCTCAAGCACCAAATCAGTTGGTTCTTCGACATTGCATACAGAAAGGTGGTACCGAAGTACCAAGCAACAAAGATGTTACTTCATTAGATTGGAAG tgTGATGGTACTTTACTAGCAACTGGAAGTTACGATGGTTATGCGCGAATTTGGACAACAGATGGAAGATTAGCTTCGACTTTAGGTCAGCACAAAGGTCCGATTTTTGCGTTGAAATGGAACAAACGTGGAAACTATATTTTAAGTGCTGGTGTTGATAAAACAACAATCATATGGGATGCAGAAAGTGGGCAGTGTACCCAACAGTTTAGTTTTCATTGTGCGCCAGCTTTGGATGTCGATTGGCAAACTAATACGTCGTTTGCAAGTTGTTCCACGGATCAGTGTATCCATGTATGCAAACTGAATGTTGACAAACCGATCAAGAGCTTCCAAGGACACACA AATGAAGTTAATGCTATTAAATGGGATCCTCAAGGCAATTTGTTAGCCAGTTGTTCGGACGATATGAGTCTTAAAATTTGGTCTATGAAACAAGATACTTGGGTACATGATCTCCAAGCCCATAGCAAAGAAATATATACAATTAAATGGTCTCCAACTGGGCCTGGAACTCATAATCCAAACATGAACCTAACTTTAGCTAGTGCCTCATTTGATTCGACTGTAAGATTATGGGATGTAGAAAGAGGTGCATGCATACACACACTTACGAAACATACAGAGCCAGTGTATAGCGTAGCGTTTAGTCCGGACGGCAAATTTCTTGCTAGTGGAAGTTTTGATAAATGTGTTCATATTTGGTCCACACAG AGTGGTCAGTTGGTGCACAGTTACAAAGGTACAGGGGGAATTTTCGAAGTGTGTTGGAACAGTCGTGGGGATAAAGTTGGTGCTTCTGCATCTGATGGCAGCGTGTTCGTTCTTGACCTACGTAAACTGTGA
- the Selr gene encoding methionine sulfoxide reductase SelR isoform X2, whose translation MSIVYRNMSLRLRHLTVLARNSLLQKDFIRRMTVEIDKEELKKRLTPIQWHVTQEKGTERPFSGCYNKFYDKGTYTCVICDQELFSSDTKYDSGCGWPAFNEVLDQGRVKLTKDTSHDMVRTEVTCSKCGSHLGHVFNDGPKPTRKRFCINSASISFHAAGEEKKTPS comes from the exons ATGTCCATCGTTTATAGAAATATGTCATTACGTCTACGACATTTAACTGTACTTGCAAGGAATTCGTTACTTCAAAAAG ATTTCATTAGAAGAATGACTGTGGAAATCGATAAGGAAGAGTTAAAAAAACGTTTGACGCCGATACAGTGGCACGTAACTCAAGAAAAGGGCACGGAAAG GCCCTTTAGTGGTTGTTACAACAAGTTCTACGACAAAGGCACATATACCTGCGTAATCTGTGATcaagaattattttcttctgATACAAAATATGACAGTGGCTGTGGTTGGCCTGCATTCAATGAAGTATTGGATCAGGGACGAGTCAAGTTAACCAAAGATACCTCGCATG ATATGGTGCGGACCGAAGTGACCTGTTCAAAGTGCGGTTCACATTTGGGACACGTGTTTAACGATGGCCCAAAGCCTACAAGGAAGCGGTTTTGCATCAATTCTGCATCCATAAGCTTCCACGCGGCGGGAGAAGAAAAGAAGACACCATcataa
- the Selr gene encoding methionine sulfoxide reductase SelR isoform X1: MSIVYRNMSLRLRHLTVLARNSLLQKDFIRRMTVEIDKEELKKRLTPIQWHVTQEKGTERPFSGCYNKFYDKGTYTCVICDQELFSSDTKYDSGCGWPAFNEVLDQGRVKLTKDTSHVGGNLLLLIANPDMVRTEVTCSKCGSHLGHVFNDGPKPTRKRFCINSASISFHAAGEEKKTPS; encoded by the exons ATGTCCATCGTTTATAGAAATATGTCATTACGTCTACGACATTTAACTGTACTTGCAAGGAATTCGTTACTTCAAAAAG ATTTCATTAGAAGAATGACTGTGGAAATCGATAAGGAAGAGTTAAAAAAACGTTTGACGCCGATACAGTGGCACGTAACTCAAGAAAAGGGCACGGAAAG GCCCTTTAGTGGTTGTTACAACAAGTTCTACGACAAAGGCACATATACCTGCGTAATCTGTGATcaagaattattttcttctgATACAAAATATGACAGTGGCTGTGGTTGGCCTGCATTCAATGAAGTATTGGATCAGGGACGAGTCAAGTTAACCAAAGATACCTCGCATG TTGGTGGAAATCTACTACTGCTGATCGCAAACCCAGATATGGTGCGGACCGAAGTGACCTGTTCAAAGTGCGGTTCACATTTGGGACACGTGTTTAACGATGGCCCAAAGCCTACAAGGAAGCGGTTTTGCATCAATTCTGCATCCATAAGCTTCCACGCGGCGGGAGAAGAAAAGAAGACACCATcataa